In the genome of Porphyrobacter sp. ULC335, one region contains:
- a CDS encoding HigA family addiction module antitoxin: protein MAITLHESFAIHPGPWLLEEIVKPYGMTVSSAAEHLKVTRPALSRVLNGRAALTPGMAIRFEKAFGISAATMLRMQSAHDLAQAKHEAALINVTRVPEPAI, encoded by the coding sequence ATGGCTATCACGCTGCATGAGAGCTTTGCGATCCACCCAGGGCCATGGCTGCTTGAGGAGATTGTGAAGCCGTATGGGATGACGGTATCGAGCGCGGCTGAGCATCTCAAGGTGACCCGTCCCGCACTAAGTCGGGTCTTGAATGGCCGGGCTGCGCTTACGCCTGGCATGGCAATTCGGTTTGAGAAGGCGTTCGGTATATCGGCGGCTACCATGCTTCGCATGCAGTCGGCACACGACTTGGCTCAAGCGAAACATGAAGCTGCGTTAATCAACGTCACCCGGGTTCCAGAGCCAGCAATCTGA
- a CDS encoding type II toxin-antitoxin system RelE/ParE family toxin yields MEIGSIRHKALRKFAESGKPKGLMEADRLMRMLAYIAAAEGVEELAVPPNFGFHALTGDREGHYAMTVTKNWRLTFTLIDDTTVADLDLEDYH; encoded by the coding sequence ATGGAGATTGGCAGTATCAGGCACAAGGCTCTCCGCAAGTTCGCAGAGTCTGGGAAGCCGAAAGGCCTGATGGAAGCCGACCGCCTGATGCGGATGCTCGCGTATATAGCTGCGGCTGAAGGCGTAGAGGAACTGGCTGTGCCACCGAACTTTGGCTTCCATGCCCTGACCGGAGATCGCGAAGGGCACTACGCTATGACGGTCACCAAAAACTGGCGGCTGACATTTACATTGATCGACGACACCACGGTCGCCGACCTCGATCTGGAGGACTATCACTGA